A genome region from Nocardia sp. NBC_00565 includes the following:
- a CDS encoding enoyl-CoA hydratase/isomerase family protein, with protein sequence MTDAEGVAAQPLSAVCVEIDGSVAVVTLSRPEKANAMDGEMTYALLAAIRSLRDMRDVHAIVLTGTGTAFSAGGDVETIRTMRDDPAVRAAVLNAHKELFWAMTNLPIPAIAAVNGAAVGAGVTIALLCDMIVMAEEAFLRDPRVPLGLLDGAGGYVLWPLLTSLSAAKEHLLLGTKVTGREAHRLGLANRVVPASEVVGESLHLARRLAELPPGAVRQSRRLLNSHIERAATILDDCAQAEFECFDSKEHHALLEELIIRVAAPTEKKS encoded by the coding sequence GTGACCGACGCGGAAGGAGTTGCGGCACAGCCGCTCTCGGCGGTATGCGTCGAAATCGACGGATCTGTCGCCGTGGTGACGCTGTCTCGGCCCGAGAAGGCGAACGCGATGGACGGCGAGATGACATATGCCTTGCTCGCGGCGATCCGCTCGCTACGGGACATGCGCGATGTCCACGCCATCGTGCTGACCGGCACGGGGACCGCGTTCAGTGCAGGCGGCGACGTCGAAACCATTCGGACGATGCGCGATGACCCCGCGGTCCGTGCGGCCGTCCTCAACGCACACAAAGAGCTGTTCTGGGCGATGACGAATTTGCCGATTCCGGCTATCGCCGCTGTCAATGGCGCCGCGGTCGGCGCGGGAGTCACGATCGCGCTGCTGTGCGACATGATCGTGATGGCCGAAGAGGCATTCCTCAGGGACCCGCGGGTGCCGCTCGGCCTACTCGACGGAGCCGGCGGATATGTGCTGTGGCCGCTGTTGACCAGCCTTTCGGCAGCCAAGGAGCACCTGTTGCTCGGCACGAAGGTCACCGGGCGCGAAGCCCACCGTCTCGGTCTTGCGAATCGGGTGGTTCCCGCATCGGAGGTGGTGGGAGAGTCTCTTCATCTGGCCCGCCGGCTCGCGGAACTTCCGCCGGGAGCGGTGCGGCAGTCGCGCCGACTGCTGAACTCTCATATCGAGCGGGCGGCCACGATTCTGGACGACTGCGCACAGGCGGAGTTCGAGTGCTTCGACTCGAAGGAACACCACGCACTGCTCGAAGAGC